One stretch of Harmonia axyridis chromosome 1, icHarAxyr1.1, whole genome shotgun sequence DNA includes these proteins:
- the LOC123671563 gene encoding ubiquitin-conjugating enzyme E2 Q2 — MACLNTLKQEIRTLESIFPKTHERFQIITASVDELSCRFIGRNGKKYEIHANITETYPAVPPVWFADSEDTNITNAVQLLSHTQGLDNHVIHQVSILLRELCRLHSVPTHPDLVRLLNPPAQSTEDGISSGVETMEDEGLDSEADGEVLDSDAESSDEDEDLAMEMEESRPKVDEMNVEHLAMLERLRQNQRQDYLKGSVSGSVQATDRLMKELRDIYRSNSFKNKMYQIELVNDSLYEWNIRLMAVDPDSPLSHDLNILKEKEGKDFILLNMMFKDTYPFEPPFVRVVHPVISGGYVLVGGAICMELLTKQGWSSAYTVEAVIMQISATLVKGKARIQFGTKVCSQGQYSLARAQQSFKSLVQIHEKNGWFTPPKEDG, encoded by the exons ATGGCGTGTTTAAATACACTTAAACAAGAAATTAGGACATTAGAATCAATATTTCCTAAGACTCATGAACGATTTCAGATAATAACCGCGAGTGTTGACGAGTTGAGTTGTAGATTTATAGGGAGGAACGGTAAAAAGTATGAGATTCATGCTAACATAACG GAAACCTACCCTGCGGTTCCACCAGTATGGTTCGCAGACTCGGAAGATACAAACATCACAAACGCGGTCCAGTTACTGAGCCACACGCAGGGCTTGGACAATCACGTCATCCACCAGGTATCCATCCTACTCAGGGAGCTATGTAGGCTGCACTCTGTTCCAACACATCCCGACTTAGTAAGACTGCTCAATCCGCCGGCTCAATCTACGGAGGACGG AATAAGCAGCGGTGTGGAGACTATGGAAGACGAAGGCTTGGACAGTGAGGCTGACGGTGAAGTATTGGACAGTGATGCTGAAAGCAGCGATGAAGATGAAGATCTCGCCATGGAAATGGAAGAAAGCAGACCCAAAGTGGACGAAATGAACGTTGAACATCTTGCGATGTTAGAACGTTTGAGACAAAATCAAAGACAAGATTACCTTAAG GGATCTGTTTCTGGTTCTGTGCAAGCGACTGATAGGCTAATGAAAGAACTCAGGGATATATATAGATCTAACTCGTTCAAGAACAAAATGTACCAAATCGAGTTGGTCAACGACTCGTTGTATGAATGGAACATACGCCTGATGGCAGTAGATCCGGACAGTCCCCTTAGCCACGATCTGAACATACTGAAGGAGAAGGAGGGGAAAGACTTCATCTTGCTCAATATGATGTTCAAAGATACTTACCCATTCGAGCCACCGTTTGTCAGAGTTGTGCACCCGGTTATATCTG GAGGGTATGTGTTGGTTGGAGGCGCGATATGCATGGAATTACTCACAAAGCAAGGATGGTCCAGTGCTTACACTGTAGAAGCTGTCATCATGCAGATATCGGCTACACTAGTTAAGGGAAAGGCGAGAATACAGTTCGGCACCAAAGTCTGTTCCCAAGGACAATACAGTTTAGCTCGTGCTCAACAAAGTTTCAAATCACTTGTCCAGATCCACGAAAAGAACG GATGGTTCACCCCACCAAAAGAAGACGGTTAA